One Spiroplasma endosymbiont of Dioctria linearis DNA segment encodes these proteins:
- a CDS encoding IS3 family transposase has translation MNYIYKIIEEFKYRYSISDLCKLLKNTRSSYYRWVNNGKKDYIIKIDIYIAKEIKILFFKYKGIYGSPRITICLKSKGINISQNKVERIMRIYKMYLVIRVKKMIRKPKERKSITHGPNIVNRKWEIYEKNECWVTDITYLPLNNKFAYLSVLKNVKTGFIVGYKLPNINDIKIYRDTLINSTKYRNDISKPLIIHSDNGSQYTSFFAKNYSKKNNIIISLSRPGNSIDNATCETFFSSLKEEWKKELKVNSFEKLESSISKYIHFYNYERIRVKTSNPPSYEYFNNWNKIKVIALNAITL, from the coding sequence ATAAATTATATTTATAAAATCATAGAAGAATTTAAATACAGATATAGTATTTCAGATTTATGTAAGCTTTTAAAAAATACTAGATCTAGTTATTATAGGTGAGTTAACAATGGTAAAAAGGATTATATTATAAAAATAGACATTTATATTGCAAAAGAAATAAAGATTCTATTTTTTAAATATAAAGGTATTTATGGTAGTCCTAGAATAACAATATGTTTAAAAAGTAAGGGGATAAACATAAGCCAAAATAAAGTAGAAAGAATAATGAGAATATATAAGATGTATTTAGTAATTAGAGTTAAAAAGATGATTAGAAAACCTAAGGAAAGGAAAAGTATTACTCATGGACCCAATATTGTTAATAGAAAATGAGAAATCTATGAGAAGAATGAATGCTGAGTGACTGACATTACTTATTTACCATTAAATAATAAATTTGCTTATCTTAGCGTTTTAAAAAATGTTAAAACAGGATTTATAGTTGGTTATAAATTGCCTAACATAAATGATATAAAAATTTATAGAGATACTCTTATTAATTCAACAAAATATAGAAATGACATAAGCAAACCGCTTATAATTCACTCTGATAATGGTTCCCAATATACATCATTTTTTGCAAAAAATTATTCAAAAAAGAATAATATAATTATTTCTTTATCAAGACCTGGAAATTCAATAGATAATGCAACGTGTGAAACATTCTTTTCTTCATTAAAAGAGGAATGAAAAAAAGAGTTAAAAGTAAACTCTTTTGAAAAGTTGGAAAGCTCTATTAGTAAATATATTCACTTCTATAATTATGAAAGAATACGAGTTAAAACTTCTAATCCTCCATCTTATGAATACTTTAATAATTGAAACAAAATAAAAGTAATTGCATTAAATGCAATTACTTTATAA
- a CDS encoding lipoprotein, producing the protein MKKLLSLLGAVSLIATSSASVVACGGPTDPTKPPTIDYDKLVKDLEKDVNEIFAKHLQNNVYEKMIGLTINEKDYKFLNKSTIKIFKGKTSSEIGEKNLALLVEDINKILDISQLESELNKLKLVNEYSILLNEVNTLYKGIVFDWSSLEIDTNESESLYLGNVLLDFKIQVQYKGEKDIELLQINDSFKYTLTNDATLKDSSDKFYKNITKDYFSSKDSDAIKYSNLLWNDIKGEKSKIDGYGNIDKEMSNYWNNTAKTNGFKESIAKFIKTNYFSKLPTLPLSFGTDNFYKSSELSRTSLFHSINTPKAFNSSESIKFDYKTEEGQFMLESIFRKNPDIYPTSYVLKNNYFTEDNLNVWKKDYEISKENFIKNLNLNSNGEFKKTEQYKNSFSLNYVNLTGLSIKFPDQEYVHNLPDFKIATNYIIDSNQSSEAILDDMTEFSINSIKSFHEVFGVDYSYNYLENNNSKEDILMALKRSDFTNALNFLTAGVGGSEIINPALSLRNTLVSYQNELLDLSNLPSSSTYLFDFRGLSDSGSNPSSIGRTKYYKNYNSQRGIFLSIYNLSESYQNEKVVYWNLGYLNMHFDLDQIIEGVRTLSQKDFIVFS; encoded by the coding sequence ATGAAAAAATTATTAAGCTTATTAGGAGCAGTTAGTTTAATTGCAACTTCAAGTGCAAGTGTTGTTGCTTGTGGTGGTCCAACTGATCCAACAAAACCTCCAACAATAGATTATGACAAATTAGTTAAGGATCTTGAAAAAGATGTTAATGAAATTTTTGCAAAGCATTTACAAAATAATGTTTATGAAAAAATGATTGGTTTAACTATTAATGAAAAAGATTATAAGTTTTTAAATAAAAGCACTATTAAAATATTTAAGGGTAAAACTTCAAGTGAAATTGGAGAAAAAAACTTAGCTCTTTTAGTTGAAGATATTAATAAAATATTAGATATTAGTCAATTAGAATCTGAATTAAATAAATTAAAACTTGTTAATGAGTACAGTATTCTTTTAAATGAAGTAAATACTTTATACAAGGGAATTGTTTTTGATTGAAGTAGTTTAGAAATTGATACAAATGAAAGTGAATCATTATATTTAGGAAACGTTTTATTAGACTTTAAAATACAAGTTCAATACAAAGGTGAAAAAGATATTGAATTATTACAAATTAATGATTCTTTTAAATATACTCTAACAAATGATGCAACATTAAAAGATTCATCTGATAAATTTTATAAAAATATCACAAAGGATTATTTTTCATCAAAAGATTCAGATGCCATAAAATACTCAAATTTACTTTGAAATGATATTAAGGGTGAAAAAAGTAAAATAGATGGCTATGGAAATATTGATAAAGAAATGAGCAATTACTGAAATAATACTGCAAAAACAAATGGATTTAAAGAATCTATTGCTAAATTTATTAAAACAAATTATTTTAGTAAATTACCAACATTGCCTTTATCTTTTGGAACAGATAATTTTTATAAAAGTTCAGAATTAAGTAGAACATCTTTATTTCATTCTATTAATACACCAAAAGCATTTAATAGTAGTGAATCAATTAAGTTTGATTATAAAACTGAAGAAGGTCAATTTATGCTAGAAAGTATTTTTAGAAAAAATCCTGACATTTATCCAACAAGTTATGTATTAAAAAATAATTATTTTACTGAAGATAATCTTAATGTTTGAAAAAAAGATTATGAAATTTCAAAAGAAAATTTTATTAAAAATCTAAATTTAAATTCAAATGGTGAGTTTAAAAAAACTGAACAATATAAAAACTCATTTTCATTGAATTATGTTAACTTAACTGGACTTTCAATTAAATTTCCTGATCAAGAATATGTTCATAATTTACCTGACTTTAAAATAGCTACTAATTATATAATTGATTCAAATCAAAGTTCAGAAGCAATTTTAGATGATATGACTGAATTTTCTATAAATTCAATTAAATCATTTCATGAAGTTTTTGGTGTTGATTATAGTTATAACTATTTGGAAAATAATAATTCCAAAGAAGATATTTTAATGGCTCTTAAAAGATCTGATTTTACAAATGCACTTAATTTTTTGACAGCCGGTGTTGGTGGATCAGAAATAATTAATCCAGCTCTGTCATTAAGAAATACTTTAGTTTCTTATCAAAATGAGCTTTTAGATTTATCAAATTTGCCATCAAGTTCAACATATTTATTTGATTTTAGAGGTTTATCTGATAGTGGGTCAAATCCTTCAAGCATTGGTAGAACTAAATATTATAAAAATTACAATAGTCAGAGGGGAATCTTCCTATCAATATATAATCTTAGCGAATCATATCAAAATGAAAAAGTAGTTTATTGAAATTTAGGTTACTTAAATATGCACTTTGATTTAGATCAAATAATTGAAGGAGTAAGAACTTTATCGCAAAAGGACTTTATTGTATTTTCATAA
- a CDS encoding lipoprotein has product MKKILSLLSAITMVASTSATVISCGNKKDDYNKPEEDSIDSLIKQFKEEVNEIVNTHIKEKSKNFFIVDEQDKNSLKFFKRTKFSSFMGDLKNKKADDSIRQDVIDDFYSILEVNELKSKINNLQNLEKYSVILGDVNSVFKEIVVSSNENIDLSTKYSASSITDVIWFGTTKFNYSIAVNFKNKLGQIEEYKISEVPAIITVTDNIDIGKNIKNMYSNVNEQFIKDEVSRIYSNQLTLNSKTYLENTDSEILSYLNSQKGIEKFVRFIKAKFDLNLELTKNNSFNNVYTYQTYRSSGFKYDEAKGNEFIEAFFRNNSDSSSSYLNETQTISDSQYKTAVKNKLNSISNNLDQTSEVTDLINSSVKMLQINLTNLAYKIDEDIYVEIPDLNLDFGYFKNNSITSREELESDIMNNINVARNAFNQVFQTTYTPNSNYKPVLFYFKANSKVFKAWDDLGIYGSRNNINEYTNLTKQSLIDYRNQLLNSSKQSNFKFNVSWSADDSGDMPYVAKYLNNTNKYEIALSKDGSYSKKFRLSINLEFDYFKIEVNYNQFASGQRIISTSNTE; this is encoded by the coding sequence ATGAAAAAAATATTAAGTCTATTAAGCGCAATCACTATGGTGGCATCAACAAGTGCCACTGTAATATCTTGTGGAAATAAAAAAGATGATTATAATAAACCAGAAGAGGATTCAATTGATTCTTTAATTAAACAATTTAAAGAAGAGGTTAATGAGATTGTTAATACTCATATTAAAGAAAAAAGTAAAAATTTCTTTATAGTAGATGAACAAGACAAAAACTCTTTGAAATTCTTTAAAAGAACGAAGTTCTCAAGTTTTATGGGAGATTTAAAAAATAAAAAAGCAGATGATTCAATAAGACAAGATGTTATTGATGATTTTTATAGTATTTTAGAAGTTAATGAATTGAAATCAAAAATTAATAATTTGCAAAATTTAGAAAAATATTCAGTAATTTTAGGAGATGTTAATTCAGTTTTTAAAGAAATAGTTGTATCTTCAAATGAAAACATTGATTTATCTACTAAATATTCAGCAAGTAGTATTACTGATGTAATTTGATTTGGAACAACAAAATTTAATTATTCAATAGCAGTTAATTTTAAAAATAAATTAGGTCAAATTGAAGAATATAAAATATCAGAAGTACCTGCAATTATTACTGTAACAGATAACATTGACATTGGAAAAAACATTAAAAATATGTACTCAAATGTTAATGAGCAATTTATAAAAGATGAAGTAAGTAGAATTTACTCAAATCAATTAACTTTAAATAGTAAAACTTATTTGGAAAATACAGATAGTGAAATTTTAAGTTATTTAAATAGTCAAAAGGGTATTGAAAAGTTTGTACGTTTTATTAAAGCTAAATTTGATCTTAACTTAGAATTAACAAAAAATAACTCATTTAATAATGTATACACTTACCAAACTTATAGAAGTAGTGGATTTAAATATGATGAAGCTAAAGGAAATGAATTTATTGAAGCTTTCTTTAGAAATAATAGTGATAGTAGTTCATCATATTTGAATGAGACTCAAACTATTTCTGATAGTCAATATAAAACTGCAGTAAAAAATAAATTAAATAGTATTTCAAATAATTTAGATCAAACTAGTGAAGTGACTGATTTAATTAATTCTTCTGTAAAGATGTTACAAATTAATTTAACCAATTTGGCTTATAAAATTGATGAAGATATCTATGTAGAAATTCCTGATTTAAATTTAGATTTTGGTTATTTTAAAAATAACTCAATAACTTCAAGAGAAGAGTTAGAAAGTGACATAATGAATAATATTAATGTTGCAAGAAATGCTTTTAACCAAGTATTTCAAACAACATATACACCAAATAGTAATTATAAACCAGTATTATTTTATTTTAAAGCAAACTCAAAGGTCTTTAAAGCATGAGATGATTTAGGGATATATGGATCAAGAAATAATATTAATGAATATACAAATTTAACTAAGCAATCATTAATTGATTATAGAAATCAGCTTTTAAATAGTTCAAAGCAAAGTAACTTTAAATTTAATGTCTCATGAAGTGCAGATGATAGTGGTGACATGCCTTATGTTGCAAAATATCTAAACAATACAAATAAGTATGAGATTGCTCTTTCAAAAGATGGAAGTTATTCAAAAAAATTTAGATTAAGCATCAATCTTGAATTTGATTATTTTAAAATAGAAGTAAATTACAATCAATTTGCCAGTGGACAAAGAATTATTAGTACATCAAATACTGAATAA
- a CDS encoding ABC transporter ATP-binding protein, translating to MENFITFNKYLKKFKTNKVGPISFNIHKSKITAILGSSGSGKTVILNSLLGIIKKYKGKIVINDINRKSHSYHKSNRVIGYYTQMDFSLHDISAFNFLKDTGLVMGIKKSKINEKVKYWMQYFDIWDHRKKRVRDFSWGMKNRMNLILCFIKDPEIIIMDEPGANLDSYWRNKVKNLLIDYKKQGKTVIITVHNIDEISDIIDNYVILETGTKIFEGSKKNLGIYSKYKIFIKDIFDVQSFRNYLLQENILSFKFDPDENSLVIAAETYRQINYLFLYLIKNNLPLVNLIKLPINMESIHKALESQNKIKL from the coding sequence ATGGAAAATTTCATTACATTTAATAAATATTTAAAAAAATTTAAAACTAATAAGGTAGGTCCAATTAGTTTTAATATTCATAAATCAAAAATTACTGCAATACTTGGATCAAGTGGTAGTGGTAAAACTGTGATTTTAAATTCTCTATTAGGAATAATCAAAAAATATAAGGGAAAGATAGTTATTAATGATATTAATAGAAAATCACATAGTTATCATAAGTCAAATCGTGTAATAGGGTACTATACTCAAATGGATTTTTCATTACATGATATATCAGCTTTTAATTTTCTAAAAGATACTGGATTAGTGATGGGAATTAAAAAGTCAAAGATTAATGAAAAAGTAAAGTACTGAATGCAGTATTTTGATATTTGAGATCATAGAAAAAAAAGAGTTAGAGATTTTTCATGAGGAATGAAAAATCGTATGAATTTAATTTTATGTTTTATAAAAGATCCAGAAATTATTATTATGGATGAACCTGGTGCAAATTTGGACTCATATTGAAGAAATAAGGTTAAAAATTTATTAATAGATTATAAAAAACAAGGTAAAACTGTAATTATTACTGTTCACAATATTGACGAAATTTCAGATATAATTGATAATTATGTAATTTTGGAAACAGGAACAAAAATATTTGAAGGGTCAAAAAAAAATTTAGGTATTTATTCAAAATATAAAATTTTTATAAAAGATATTTTTGATGTTCAATCTTTTAGAAATTATTTATTACAAGAAAATATATTATCATTTAAGTTTGATCCTGATGAAAATTCACTAGTAATTGCAGCAGAGACTTATCGTCAAATTAACTATTTATTTTTATATTTAATTAAAAATAATTTACCATTAGTAAATCTTATAAAACTGCCAATAAATATGGAATCAATTCATAAAGCTCTGGAAAGTCAAAATAAAATAAAATTATAA